A genomic window from Rhodococcus sp. KBS0724 includes:
- a CDS encoding ABC transporter substrate-binding protein has translation MKHRSYPTLAAVAGLALVLSACGSGSTTAGGSGGGDPVTDGTFRFGLQADPGALNPIMAASTATAEISKLAYDYLVFQDPETSVVGPWLAEKWEETPTSATFTIRDGVTCTDGSTLTAQTVADNVNFVADPANSSQMRGTTVPSTATATADLATRTVTVTTPAPSPFLLLNLSRLPIVCDAALKDPTAANKASLGTGMFKVTEVVPNDHYTFERRDGYTWGPDDTTSETPGVPKTVIASMIPNVSTAANQLLNGEINAAPISGPDKARVDSANLTVVERPVPVGQMYFNHIAGNATSDPAVRKALVQAVDLDDITQVLTAGQGVRATSFVALEPRACIYDSVEGNLPESDLDAAKATLDAAGWTAGSDGKRSKDGTALKLRMYYDGVDDSRNAAVEMAQTAWNSLGAVVEVTGGDSNKIIDVMVSGKDNSAWDIGWIQINNTLPSAFASFFTGPVPAAGKNFSEISNAAYEAGAAKATNLTGDAACDAWAAAESEIVKSVDAVPFANSVNNTYFSKSGLAFGKTYIGSALRVYQ, from the coding sequence ATGAAACACCGGTCCTATCCCACCCTTGCGGCAGTCGCCGGGCTCGCGCTCGTGTTGTCCGCTTGTGGCTCCGGGAGTACCACTGCAGGCGGCTCCGGTGGTGGCGATCCCGTCACGGACGGCACGTTCCGGTTCGGACTTCAAGCCGACCCCGGCGCACTCAACCCGATCATGGCAGCTTCGACGGCCACTGCGGAGATCTCGAAGCTGGCGTACGACTACCTGGTCTTCCAGGACCCCGAAACCAGTGTCGTCGGACCGTGGCTCGCAGAAAAGTGGGAAGAGACGCCCACGTCGGCGACCTTTACCATTCGTGACGGTGTGACCTGTACGGACGGGTCCACCCTGACCGCTCAGACCGTCGCCGACAACGTCAACTTCGTCGCGGACCCCGCCAACAGCTCGCAGATGCGCGGCACCACCGTGCCGTCGACAGCAACGGCCACGGCCGACCTCGCGACCCGTACGGTCACGGTGACCACCCCGGCGCCCAGCCCGTTCCTGCTCCTGAACCTCTCCCGGCTGCCCATCGTCTGCGACGCCGCCTTGAAGGATCCGACCGCCGCGAACAAGGCTTCACTCGGCACCGGCATGTTCAAGGTCACCGAGGTCGTTCCCAACGACCACTACACATTCGAACGCCGCGACGGCTACACCTGGGGCCCGGACGACACCACCTCGGAAACACCGGGCGTCCCCAAAACGGTGATCGCGTCGATGATTCCGAACGTGAGCACCGCGGCAAACCAGCTGCTGAACGGCGAAATCAACGCAGCACCGATCAGCGGACCGGACAAGGCCCGTGTCGACTCCGCCAATCTGACCGTCGTAGAGCGTCCAGTTCCGGTCGGTCAGATGTACTTCAACCACATCGCCGGTAACGCAACCAGCGACCCCGCCGTGCGTAAGGCTCTGGTTCAGGCTGTCGATCTCGACGACATCACTCAGGTTCTCACCGCCGGACAGGGCGTCCGCGCGACCAGCTTCGTTGCCCTCGAACCCCGCGCCTGCATCTACGACTCGGTGGAAGGCAACCTTCCGGAGTCCGACCTCGATGCTGCCAAGGCGACCCTGGACGCAGCAGGCTGGACTGCCGGCTCCGACGGCAAGCGCAGCAAGGACGGCACCGCCCTCAAGCTCCGCATGTACTACGACGGCGTCGACGACTCGCGCAATGCAGCAGTCGAGATGGCACAGACCGCGTGGAATTCCCTCGGCGCAGTGGTCGAGGTGACCGGCGGCGACTCCAACAAGATCATCGACGTTATGGTCAGCGGCAAGGACAACTCTGCCTGGGACATCGGCTGGATTCAGATCAACAACACCTTGCCCAGCGCGTTCGCCAGCTTCTTCACCGGACCGGTTCCGGCGGCGGGCAAGAACTTCTCCGAGATCAGCAATGCCGCATACGAAGCAGGCGCAGCCAAGGCTACCAACCTGACCGGAGACGCAGCGTGTGATGCCTGGGCAGCGGCCGAGTCCGAGATCGTCAAGTCGGTCGACGCCGTGCCGTTCGCGAACTCGGTCAACAACACCTACTTCTCCAAGTCCGGACTCGCCTTCGGTAAGACCTACATCGGGTCCGCACTGCGCGTCTACCAGTAG
- a CDS encoding serine hydrolase yields the protein MQEQLQELVDQWRIEADIPGVSVGIVHGDKDIVVTSGIESVETQLPVTDKTMFMIGSTTKVFASTAAMALVEDGLLDLDTPVIEYVPELVLADEEATRTVTMRHLLTHTGGFTGDASLSAGWGEDALGHSVSRLDELRQEFPVGEVFSYSNSGFVLAGHVLAKISGLTFEELVKQRVLEPLDMKDSAFLPWDVMTHRFALGHYIRDGVPFISNETGLDRGMTPCGGMWSSVRDQLVWARYALSGEHPGEGRPLDESTRLLMQAPQRPAAMMFEEVGLGWLLTRYGSTQVVRHGGNVSNLQVSEFMTVPERNFAVTVLTNALGGGIAKKIVDWSMSNIAELPTPVSLDLVDLTPAAVDAVLGKYQAGSLTMTVAPGDEGIGIRMGGAQDLGEYEDIVWPPAIPIAFVNGSNFAARADTTRALGRFVTDDTGRAVMLEFGGRTAKRVA from the coding sequence ATGCAAGAACAGTTGCAGGAACTGGTCGACCAGTGGCGGATCGAGGCGGACATCCCCGGCGTGTCGGTCGGCATCGTGCACGGTGACAAGGACATCGTCGTCACCAGCGGTATCGAGAGCGTCGAGACTCAACTTCCGGTCACCGACAAGACCATGTTCATGATCGGTTCCACCACAAAGGTTTTCGCCTCGACTGCTGCCATGGCACTCGTCGAGGACGGCTTGCTCGACCTCGACACCCCGGTGATCGAATACGTACCCGAGCTTGTCCTCGCCGATGAAGAAGCCACCCGCACAGTCACGATGCGCCACCTCCTCACCCACACCGGCGGATTCACCGGCGACGCCAGCCTCTCGGCAGGCTGGGGCGAAGATGCACTGGGGCACTCGGTTTCACGACTCGATGAGCTGCGGCAAGAATTCCCGGTCGGTGAGGTCTTCTCGTACAGCAACTCCGGTTTTGTTCTCGCCGGGCACGTCTTGGCCAAGATCAGCGGGCTGACTTTCGAAGAGTTGGTCAAACAGCGAGTCCTGGAACCACTCGACATGAAGGATTCGGCCTTCCTACCCTGGGACGTGATGACTCATCGGTTTGCACTCGGCCACTACATTCGCGACGGTGTCCCGTTCATTTCCAACGAAACCGGACTTGATCGCGGTATGACGCCCTGCGGCGGTATGTGGTCCTCGGTGCGGGATCAACTGGTCTGGGCGCGCTACGCACTGTCCGGTGAACACCCCGGAGAGGGCCGGCCGCTCGACGAGTCCACCCGGTTGCTGATGCAGGCGCCGCAGCGGCCGGCAGCGATGATGTTCGAAGAGGTCGGTCTGGGATGGCTGCTGACCAGATACGGCAGCACACAGGTAGTCCGTCACGGCGGAAACGTCAGCAATCTCCAGGTCTCGGAGTTCATGACGGTTCCCGAAAGGAACTTCGCCGTCACCGTGCTGACCAATGCGCTCGGTGGAGGAATCGCCAAGAAGATTGTCGATTGGTCCATGAGCAACATCGCGGAACTTCCCACGCCCGTGTCCCTCGACCTGGTGGACCTCACTCCCGCTGCGGTCGACGCGGTTCTGGGCAAGTATCAGGCCGGATCCCTGACAATGACGGTCGCCCCTGGTGACGAGGGAATCGGCATCCGGATGGGGGGCGCACAGGATCTGGGCGAGTACGAGGACATCGTCTGGCCGCCGGCGATCCCGATTGCCTTCGTCAACGGCAGCAACTTCGCGGCTCGTGCGGACACCACCCGGGCGTTGGGACGCTTCGTCACCGACGACACCGGACGCGCTGTGATGCTGGAATTCGGTGGCCGTACCGCCAAACGGGTGGCGTAG
- a CDS encoding RGCVC family protein — translation MSNSADVSRSHASQQVAGSTDSAPSCPACGHSLDSHDALGIRFCGVTSDRNLDRKCICPEEHASTHHYTRY, via the coding sequence ATGTCGAATTCCGCCGACGTTTCTCGGTCGCATGCCTCGCAGCAGGTAGCGGGATCGACAGACTCGGCGCCATCCTGCCCGGCCTGTGGGCACAGTCTGGATTCCCACGATGCGCTCGGAATTCGATTCTGCGGCGTGACCTCGGACCGGAACCTCGACCGAAAGTGCATCTGCCCCGAGGAACATGCGAGCACGCATCACTACACCCGGTACTGA
- a CDS encoding bifunctional 2-polyprenyl-6-hydroxyphenol methylase/3-demethylubiquinol 3-O-methyltransferase UbiG yields the protein MTTPTPSERTPSQWEEITAADPTHSSRYVERFRTMAAEGNDIVGEARLIDAMLGRGGRVLDAGCGPGRLGGHLHKAGHEVVGIDVDPVLIAAAQEDYPGPTWLVGDLAELDLPSRGIAADFDVIVCAGNVMAFLAPSTRKTVLAGFARHLGPTGRVVIGFGAGRDYEFSDFLADASDSGLAVDLLLSTWDLRPFTDDSGFLVAVFSRANPTAE from the coding sequence ATGACTACACCGACTCCCAGCGAGCGCACCCCCAGCCAGTGGGAAGAGATCACCGCGGCTGACCCGACACATTCGTCGCGCTATGTGGAGCGGTTCCGCACGATGGCGGCAGAGGGAAACGACATCGTCGGTGAGGCCCGACTGATCGATGCAATGCTCGGCCGCGGCGGTCGCGTTCTCGACGCGGGGTGTGGACCCGGCCGACTGGGTGGTCACCTGCACAAAGCCGGTCACGAGGTTGTCGGTATTGACGTCGACCCGGTGCTGATCGCTGCGGCGCAGGAGGACTACCCGGGCCCGACGTGGCTTGTGGGAGACCTCGCCGAATTGGATCTGCCATCACGCGGGATTGCGGCCGATTTCGACGTCATTGTCTGCGCCGGCAACGTGATGGCCTTCCTCGCACCGTCCACCAGGAAGACAGTGCTCGCCGGCTTTGCCCGCCACCTCGGTCCGACCGGCCGAGTCGTCATCGGTTTCGGCGCCGGCCGCGATTACGAATTCTCGGACTTCCTGGCCGACGCCTCAGACAGCGGGCTTGCGGTTGATCTGCTGCTCTCCACGTGGGATCTGCGACCGTTCACCGACGATTCCGGTTTCTTGGTCGCTGTGTTTTCACGCGCAAACCCAACAGCCGAGTAG
- a CDS encoding lysoplasmalogenase has product MTVEKLIVRNPLFIAFAIVAAAHLILNGADVAPWDGITKVMLAPLLAAWVLADHGPKIIAAALVACAFGDLFLLWDATFIVGMAAFAIGHICFIRFFISRGALHGIRKNPWVLLAYVAAAVVLVVYTWSGLGDLQIPVPIYAAILVGTAATSLAYNKITGLGGALFLFSDAVILLGQADKWQPEPTDIWIMASYVLALLLLTVGILSGERRTSPISAVDAQNRARLGQ; this is encoded by the coding sequence ATGACAGTGGAGAAACTCATCGTGCGGAATCCGTTGTTCATCGCCTTCGCGATTGTTGCCGCCGCGCACCTCATCCTCAACGGCGCTGACGTGGCGCCTTGGGACGGCATCACCAAAGTAATGCTCGCTCCCCTCTTGGCCGCCTGGGTTCTCGCGGACCACGGACCGAAGATCATTGCCGCTGCACTTGTCGCGTGCGCCTTCGGTGATCTGTTTCTCCTCTGGGACGCCACCTTCATCGTCGGGATGGCAGCATTCGCGATCGGCCATATCTGCTTCATCCGATTCTTCATCTCCCGCGGTGCATTGCACGGGATCCGTAAGAACCCGTGGGTTCTCCTCGCCTACGTAGCCGCGGCTGTCGTCCTTGTCGTCTACACCTGGTCCGGCCTGGGCGATCTCCAGATTCCCGTCCCGATCTACGCCGCAATCCTGGTCGGAACTGCGGCAACGTCGTTGGCTTACAACAAGATCACCGGATTGGGTGGCGCGCTCTTCCTCTTCTCGGACGCCGTCATTCTGCTCGGCCAGGCAGACAAGTGGCAGCCAGAGCCCACCGATATCTGGATCATGGCGTCGTACGTCCTGGCGCTGCTCCTCCTGACGGTCGGCATCCTGAGCGGCGAACGCCGAACATCGCCCATCAGCGCGGTCGACGCGCAGAATCGTGCGAGACTCGGACAGTGA
- the nuoN gene encoding NADH-quinone oxidoreductase subunit NuoN gives MSSFDGLTLLAEPATHSTSVEYGLLSPMLIVFGVAVVGVLVEAFAPRAVRYPVQLVLGIGGLAAAFVAVIALAGTRSLAMAGSVAVDGPTLFLQGTILLVAIPAVLLIGERGSGDTVPAENHDDALGSFTPQASSVPGSVAEQEATKAGVAQTEVFPLTLFAVGGMLLFPASNDLLTMFVALEVFSLPLYLLCGLARRRRLLSQEAAMKYFLLGAFSSAFFVFGIALLYGYAGTVTLSGIADAARIGTENDSFLWLGTALLAVGLLFKVGAVPFHSWIPDVYQGAPTPITSFMATATKIAGFGAILRVFYVALPNEYVNWRPLMWGVAIATMVVGSVVALTQTDMKRMLAYSAIAHTGFILTGVVADSDAGLSATMFYLLAYGFSTLGAFAVVTLVRDADGEVATLNRWAGLGRRSPLIGVVFALFLLTFAGIPLTSGFIGKFAVFQAAAEGGAAPLVIVGVLCSAIAAYFYVRVIVLMFFTDPVDDAPTVVVPSALTSSVIGLGAGVTLILGVLPQPALDLAERAAEFVR, from the coding sequence ATGAGTTCCTTCGACGGATTGACTCTCCTCGCGGAGCCGGCAACCCATTCCACAAGTGTCGAATACGGCTTGCTCTCACCGATGCTGATCGTGTTCGGGGTCGCGGTGGTCGGAGTGTTGGTCGAAGCCTTTGCACCTCGCGCGGTGCGCTACCCCGTTCAATTGGTTCTCGGTATCGGCGGATTGGCTGCAGCATTTGTGGCTGTCATCGCGCTCGCGGGCACCCGATCACTGGCCATGGCCGGATCTGTCGCCGTCGACGGTCCCACACTGTTTCTGCAGGGCACGATTCTGCTCGTTGCGATTCCGGCCGTGTTGCTGATCGGCGAACGCGGATCAGGCGATACCGTGCCAGCAGAGAATCACGACGACGCACTGGGGAGTTTCACGCCTCAAGCGTCGAGCGTTCCCGGCAGCGTTGCCGAACAAGAAGCAACCAAAGCCGGTGTTGCACAGACAGAAGTGTTCCCACTGACCCTGTTTGCGGTGGGCGGAATGCTCCTCTTCCCCGCTTCCAACGACCTCCTCACGATGTTTGTTGCGCTCGAGGTCTTCTCGCTTCCGTTGTACTTGCTGTGCGGATTGGCGCGACGACGCCGTCTCCTGTCGCAGGAAGCCGCAATGAAATACTTTCTGCTCGGCGCATTCTCGTCGGCGTTTTTCGTCTTCGGCATCGCCCTGCTCTACGGCTACGCCGGCACGGTCACACTCTCCGGTATCGCCGACGCGGCGCGGATCGGAACGGAGAACGACTCCTTCCTGTGGCTCGGCACCGCACTGCTCGCCGTGGGCCTGTTGTTCAAAGTCGGTGCAGTGCCCTTCCATTCGTGGATTCCCGACGTGTATCAGGGCGCACCCACCCCCATCACCAGTTTCATGGCAACCGCCACCAAAATCGCCGGCTTCGGGGCCATCCTGCGAGTCTTCTACGTAGCGCTGCCCAACGAGTACGTGAATTGGCGTCCACTGATGTGGGGCGTTGCGATCGCAACGATGGTTGTCGGATCGGTTGTCGCCCTCACGCAAACCGACATGAAGCGAATGCTGGCGTACTCGGCTATTGCGCACACCGGTTTCATCCTGACGGGAGTGGTCGCCGACTCGGATGCGGGTCTGTCCGCGACGATGTTCTACCTCCTCGCCTACGGATTCAGTACCCTGGGCGCGTTTGCCGTTGTCACTCTGGTGCGTGATGCTGACGGCGAAGTTGCCACACTGAACCGCTGGGCGGGATTGGGTCGACGCTCCCCGTTGATCGGCGTGGTGTTCGCCCTGTTCCTTCTGACCTTTGCCGGGATTCCCTTGACCAGTGGTTTCATCGGCAAGTTCGCGGTGTTCCAAGCCGCCGCGGAGGGCGGCGCCGCCCCGCTCGTGATTGTGGGTGTTCTGTGCAGCGCAATTGCGGCGTACTTCTACGTGCGGGTCATCGTGTTGATGTTCTTCACCGATCCTGTGGACGACGCCCCCACCGTCGTTGTTCCGAGTGCGCTCACCAGCAGTGTCATCGGCCTCGGCGCCGGAGTCACCCTGATTCTCGGAGTCTTGCCGCAGCCGGCACTCGACCTTGCCGAGCGTGCAGCGGAGTTCGTCCGTTAA
- a CDS encoding NADH-quinone oxidoreductase subunit M, whose amino-acid sequence MTENLVNETVANTGFPALTILWLLPLVGAAVVVALPARMSHVAKSVALAVSLGVLVIAVVLGITFDRGGQQFQFVERHSWIPAFGASYSLGLDGIALVLVLLTAVLVPLLLIAGWNDVPAVPSETPETSETSDEPPRRLPHTYFALILVVESMVLLSFSALDVLLFYIFFEAMLIPMYFLIGGFGGANRSRAAVKFLLYNLLGGLVMLAAVVGLYVVTARAESPFTSGTFDFQAIAAAAANGDLGVGPGVLNALFLGFMFAFAVKAPLWPLHSWLPDSAVESTPSTAVLMMAVVDKVGTFAMIRYCLQLFPESSATFAPWIITLAVIGIVYGAILAIGQTDIMRLIAYTSISHFGFIILGIFAMTSQSQAGSALYMVNHGISTAALFLIAGFLVSQRGTRAIAAYGGVQKVAPVLAGTFLIAGLATLSLPGLAPFISEFLVLIGTYTRYHVAAIVATSALVLSAIYILWLYQRVMGGPEKEGSDKIRDLVRRELVVVAPLIALLLFLGIYPKPALDIITPAVNHTVVDEVPTPVIADPHAEEGAHP is encoded by the coding sequence GTGACCGAAAATCTGGTGAACGAAACTGTGGCAAACACCGGTTTCCCCGCTCTGACGATCTTGTGGCTACTCCCCCTGGTTGGCGCCGCCGTGGTGGTCGCGCTTCCGGCCCGGATGTCTCATGTCGCCAAATCCGTTGCGCTTGCAGTGTCGTTGGGTGTCCTCGTGATCGCTGTAGTTCTCGGCATCACGTTCGACCGCGGCGGGCAGCAGTTCCAATTCGTCGAAAGGCACAGTTGGATACCCGCATTCGGGGCCAGCTACAGCCTGGGGCTTGACGGCATCGCGCTGGTTCTCGTTCTATTGACGGCCGTTCTGGTGCCGCTGCTGCTGATTGCCGGCTGGAACGACGTCCCCGCGGTGCCGTCGGAGACCCCAGAGACCTCAGAGACCTCAGACGAGCCACCACGACGACTGCCGCACACGTACTTTGCGTTGATCCTCGTAGTCGAGTCGATGGTGCTGCTCTCGTTCAGCGCGCTCGACGTTCTGCTGTTCTACATTTTCTTCGAGGCGATGCTGATACCGATGTACTTCCTGATCGGCGGTTTCGGTGGCGCCAACCGCTCGCGTGCAGCCGTCAAATTCCTGCTGTACAACCTGCTCGGCGGGTTGGTCATGCTGGCAGCGGTCGTTGGCCTCTACGTTGTGACCGCTCGTGCGGAAAGTCCCTTCACCTCAGGAACTTTCGACTTCCAAGCCATCGCCGCCGCGGCCGCGAACGGCGACCTGGGGGTCGGACCCGGCGTCCTCAACGCGTTGTTCCTGGGCTTCATGTTTGCGTTTGCCGTCAAGGCACCGCTGTGGCCGTTGCACAGCTGGCTGCCTGATTCGGCGGTGGAGTCCACACCGTCGACGGCTGTTCTGATGATGGCCGTCGTCGACAAGGTGGGCACCTTCGCGATGATTCGCTACTGCCTGCAACTGTTTCCGGAGTCGTCGGCGACGTTTGCACCGTGGATCATCACGCTCGCCGTGATCGGCATCGTCTACGGCGCGATTCTCGCGATCGGGCAGACCGACATCATGCGCCTGATCGCCTACACATCGATTTCGCACTTCGGGTTCATCATTCTCGGAATCTTCGCGATGACCAGTCAGAGCCAGGCCGGGTCGGCTCTGTACATGGTCAACCACGGAATCTCGACGGCTGCCCTGTTCCTGATCGCGGGTTTCCTTGTCTCGCAGCGTGGTACACGGGCCATCGCGGCGTACGGCGGTGTGCAGAAAGTTGCGCCCGTTCTGGCCGGCACCTTCCTGATTGCGGGGCTAGCCACTCTCTCGCTTCCCGGCCTGGCGCCGTTCATCAGCGAATTCCTGGTCCTGATCGGCACGTACACGCGCTATCACGTCGCTGCCATTGTCGCGACAAGTGCACTGGTCTTGTCCGCGATCTACATCCTGTGGCTCTACCAACGGGTGATGGGTGGTCCCGAGAAGGAAGGCTCCGACAAGATCCGGGATTTGGTGCGCCGTGAACTTGTCGTGGTGGCGCCGTTGATTGCGCTCCTGCTCTTTCTGGGCATCTATCCCAAACCTGCTCTCGACATCATCACACCGGCGGTCAACCACACCGTTGTCGATGAAGTGCCCACACCCGTGATCGCCGATCCCCACGCCGAGGAAGGTGCCCACCCATGA
- the nuoL gene encoding NADH-quinone oxidoreductase subunit L, whose product MSGGITSAIWLLPALPLCGAAVLLLAGRRTNAWGHLFACVMALASFAVGVVFFVSMLGRDTADRSINDHLFSWVPVDSLQVQFGLELDQLSMCFVLLITGVGSLIHIYSVGYMDHDPERRKFFAYLNLFLAAMLLLVLADNFLGLYVGWEGVGLASYLLIGFWQHKPTAATAAKKAFVVNRVGDIGLMIAMMLMFNTFGSLSFTTVFGNASGASEGVLTAIGLMLLLAACAKSAQVPLQSWLGDAMEGPTPVSALIHAATMVTAGVYLIVRSNPIFDLAPDAQTVVVIVGAVTLLFGAIIGCAKDDIKKALAASTMSQIGYMVLAAGLGPAGYAFAILHLITHGFFKAGLFLGAGSVMHAMNDETDMRRYGGLRAFMPLTFVTFGLGYLAIIGVPPFAGFFSKDKIIEVAIGEGGVKGIVLGVVTLLGAALTAFYMTRVMLMTFFGKPRWDNQNPHESPSVMTSPMIVLAVGSVGAGILLTIGSSLQNWLEPVVGAHHVEPPIPAWSITLMALVVVALGVGVAYREYATREIPVEAPTTVSALTTAARRDLYGDAFNEAVFMRPGQQLTQTLAVVDTKGIDGAVNGFAGAVSGISALVRKLQTGFVRSYALVMFVGAALVVATMMAVTLW is encoded by the coding sequence ATGTCAGGAGGAATCACGTCCGCCATCTGGTTACTGCCTGCACTGCCGCTGTGCGGCGCAGCCGTCCTACTCCTTGCCGGTCGTCGCACCAACGCGTGGGGGCATCTGTTCGCGTGTGTCATGGCGCTGGCGTCGTTTGCCGTCGGAGTGGTGTTCTTCGTCAGCATGCTCGGCCGCGACACCGCCGATCGGAGCATCAACGATCACCTGTTCAGCTGGGTACCCGTTGACAGTCTGCAGGTCCAGTTCGGCCTCGAACTGGACCAACTCTCCATGTGCTTTGTCCTCCTCATCACCGGCGTGGGCTCGCTGATCCACATCTATTCGGTCGGGTACATGGACCACGACCCCGAGCGACGCAAGTTCTTTGCCTACCTCAACCTGTTCCTGGCGGCGATGCTGCTCCTGGTCCTCGCCGACAATTTCCTCGGCCTGTACGTCGGCTGGGAAGGCGTCGGATTGGCGTCGTACCTGCTCATCGGCTTCTGGCAGCACAAGCCGACAGCAGCAACCGCGGCCAAAAAGGCGTTTGTGGTCAACCGAGTCGGCGATATCGGCCTGATGATCGCAATGATGTTGATGTTCAACACTTTCGGATCCCTGTCGTTCACCACGGTCTTCGGCAACGCTTCGGGGGCAAGTGAAGGAGTTCTGACGGCGATCGGCCTCATGCTGTTGCTCGCGGCGTGCGCGAAGTCCGCTCAGGTGCCGTTGCAGTCCTGGCTGGGCGACGCGATGGAAGGCCCCACTCCCGTGTCGGCGCTGATCCACGCGGCAACCATGGTCACTGCGGGTGTCTACCTGATCGTGCGTTCCAATCCGATCTTCGACCTGGCACCCGACGCCCAAACGGTGGTGGTGATCGTCGGCGCGGTCACGCTCCTGTTCGGCGCGATCATCGGTTGCGCGAAGGACGACATCAAGAAAGCCCTCGCCGCGTCGACCATGAGTCAGATCGGATACATGGTTCTCGCAGCCGGTTTGGGACCCGCCGGATACGCGTTCGCGATCCTGCATCTCATCACCCACGGATTCTTCAAGGCCGGCCTCTTCCTCGGCGCCGGTTCGGTCATGCACGCGATGAACGACGAAACCGACATGCGGCGCTACGGCGGACTGCGCGCATTCATGCCGTTGACGTTTGTCACCTTCGGACTCGGCTACCTTGCCATCATCGGTGTTCCACCGTTCGCGGGCTTCTTCTCCAAGGACAAGATCATCGAGGTTGCCATCGGAGAGGGCGGGGTCAAGGGCATAGTCCTCGGCGTGGTCACGTTGCTGGGCGCCGCGCTCACCGCGTTCTACATGACCCGCGTGATGCTCATGACGTTCTTCGGTAAACCTCGGTGGGACAACCAGAATCCACACGAATCCCCTTCGGTGATGACGTCTCCGATGATTGTGCTCGCGGTGGGATCCGTCGGCGCCGGCATACTCCTGACCATCGGCTCCAGCTTGCAGAACTGGCTCGAACCCGTTGTCGGGGCCCATCACGTGGAGCCGCCGATACCCGCGTGGAGCATCACCCTGATGGCACTGGTCGTGGTCGCGCTGGGCGTCGGAGTTGCCTATCGCGAGTATGCAACTCGGGAGATCCCGGTGGAGGCGCCGACAACCGTATCGGCGCTGACCACCGCGGCCCGTCGTGATCTGTACGGCGACGCATTCAACGAAGCGGTGTTCATGAGGCCCGGACAGCAACTCACCCAGACTCTGGCGGTAGTCGACACCAAAGGCATCGACGGCGCGGTCAACGGCTTTGCCGGGGCGGTCAGCGGAATCTCTGCCCTGGTGCGCAAGCTGCAGACAGGCTTTGTACGCTCCTACGCCCTGGTGATGTTCGTGGGTGCAGCGCTGGTGGTCGCGACGATGATGGCGGTGACACTGTGGTGA
- the nuoK gene encoding NADH-quinone oxidoreductase subunit NuoK, giving the protein MNPENYLYLSVLLFTIGAAGVLLRRNAIVVFMCIELMLNAANLAFVTFARMHGNLDGQIFAFFTMVVAAAEVVVGLAIIMIIFRSRRSVSVDDVDLLKY; this is encoded by the coding sequence ATGAATCCCGAGAACTATCTGTATCTGTCGGTTCTGCTGTTCACTATCGGCGCGGCCGGAGTTCTCCTACGACGCAACGCCATTGTCGTGTTCATGTGCATCGAGCTGATGCTCAACGCCGCCAACCTCGCGTTTGTCACGTTCGCGCGGATGCACGGCAACCTCGACGGCCAGATCTTTGCCTTCTTCACGATGGTTGTCGCCGCTGCGGAAGTGGTTGTGGGCCTGGCAATCATCATGATTATCTTCCGATCTCGGCGTTCTGTATCCGTCGACGACGTAGACCTGCTGAAGTACTGA